In Mobula hypostoma chromosome 23, sMobHyp1.1, whole genome shotgun sequence, the genomic window AGTAGGCTCTGATTATGCAGGCTGCTTTGGTCAACCCAACATTAGTGAAACTGACAACTAGCCACACCTTGAAACAATTTTTCTTTGCTTTCCTTTAACAGCAGCACGAATGTAATTCCTagtgatttcccagtggccacccatttagttctaacatgttgatccatggcctcctccaagaccacgatgaggccactccaGTTGGAAGAAAAAACTCCTCATTCTATCTGAGCACCCAACATGACAGTGTGCAGATTTTtcttttccaataatttctctccccctctttTTCTCCATTCCCTATCCTGGCTCCCTccttatcccttctcttctcacctacctatcacctcactCTTGTGCCACCAGCCTatgctttctcccatggtccagtctcctctcctatcagattcctcctcctttagccttttatcttttccacccatcacctcctagcttctcacttcgaccccctccccacccacccacctacctacccccctcacctggcttcacctgccaGCTTTACTCCACCCTCCACCTTATTCTCCTCCATTGATGGTGCCTGATCTGCGGAGTTTCTCCAGTAATTTTGtctgttgccctggatttccaacatctgaagaatCGTTTGTATTTCTAATTTCAGTCAATCGTGGTTCATTGACAGCTGAGACAAACAGCTTTTACGATTCAACTGCCCAAGCAGTTAGCAGTGTTGTAATGACTGACTGCAGTCCATGGAACAAATAAACACGCCAATTCCTCTTGCAGCTCTATCCTTTCCCTGTCACCCAGCAATACCACCAGAATGGCGACAGCAAGTCCAGCTTATACATGAGTCAGAAGTTTATTTGCAATAGCAACCATTTTCCACAAGGTGACCTCAGtgtattttttaaaacatttgaGGTTGACCAGCATCTGCTTCAATTAGTCAGATTTGAAAACTAATCACTCAGAATTCAATTAAGGGGTCACACTGAAATAAACAGACTAAGTGTCATCATAAGCAATTCCGTCTGAATATTTTCAGCTAAGGAAGTCTTCAGGAACAAATAAATAGCCCTAGTTCTTATGTAAACTTGATTGCTTAGTCAATCAGGAGGCATATGACAATCTCTGAATATCAGGAGTTTAACATTGAAATGTGTAGTTTACCTTTGGCACCTGTACCTCCCAGATGATAAGTTCAGTTTTGCCTTTCGTAGTGTCTCTGCTCTGACATTCTGCACCACCTGCTGTACAGCCGCTATCATTTGAATCCATGCTATTTACATCTGAAGCTGGCAAACACATTAAAATTCAGTTATCCACAAACTATACTTAGCTTAATTAGCAAAGATATATTAAGAACTTTAGAACAATGTCATTGTTTTATCATGAAGCAGCATGCAGTTGTGCAGTCCCCAGCATTCAGTAAATTACTGCTGCCCTAGCTGCCTAGACTGGTGGAATAACCAAGATTTGAACACTACCAAACATCGAGGTTCAATAGCATCTTTTGACAGTGTATAAACACATCCCACCACGATTGCACAGAAGAATCAAAGGTGATCTACACTTGTCAGAGTCAGGTTCTTTTCCATCTTAAAGACCAGGTACAGGTACAGACCACAAAGAAAGCCATTATCATTCATAGATCATATCAAGCAACCAAAATTGATTGTTGGATGAACCTAATGAGATGTGTTGGAACACATTTGGACTTGGGGTGTAGTAGACCTGAACatggattaaatttaaaatgcagctctgggcAATACGTTCCTAGAGCTGTGAATGGCAATTAACTGAAACACCAGATAACGAAGACTAACATCCATTTTGGttctctggagtgtgggtgtgaaggtgGTGGTGTGAAAGTTACGTAATAAGTATTGTAGATACATTATAAGTACAGAAttttcctttgatctttagcatataaaatgtcataatATTGGGTCGATCAGGCCTCTTACTCTGAAAGGGTCTCAATAAGATGCCTGCTGTTCGTTTTTGCTGAATAcaccacttctctctctctcgtgacTTTGTTTACACTACAAGATGCATCTTCCCAAAAGGAAAATTAAAGCTACACAGTTGAGGGTCATCAAGGGTGAGCACTGAAGTAAACCTGGAATCTGATGGTTGGGTATCTGAATCTCAGTTCACACAGAACTGTAATGGAATTAAATGCTTCTTGGGCTTGTGAATTTTATTCTATAACAAAGCCAAAGCAATTAACGAAGTTACAGCAGTGAAATGATTCAGCTGGGTAGTGTAACAGAACTGAAATGAATAACTTGCCTATGCTTTAAGCTGCAAGTAATGGCAGTGTTGTAGGCAATAAAAATTCAGGAAGTCCATTTATATAAAAAGGACTCAGTGAAagaaaaaacaatgaaatacagGGATATAATTCCACAAAAGCCAAAGGCTCACGTTGCTCTTAAACCCGAACCTCAAACAGGGTGACTAACAGACCAGCTCACAGCAATGCTTGCATTGTGAAATAcaaaagcaaatacaatgttatatTGTCACTGACCTAGTACAGATGTACCAAGCTGGGAAATGGAGTTCTGGCCATAATCAAGAGACATTGTCTAGAAAGCCAATGGCTTCATTTACTCTTTTATAGCATGCCTGACCATTACAGTTACCCAATTGATAAATCAGTTCCAAGTATTCATTGTATATCAGAAACAACCTTGTTAGCATTTGAAACCAACTTCCCCAGTTTCAATGATAGCAATAAACAGGCTACCGAAGTTAATGTTAGAAGATGCTTCAATCTTAAACATTTCTCTAATTGAGACTGTATGAGTGGAAAAACGAGATCCTACTGAAAGTTTGGCAAGCTCTAGTTATAACCTGGCCTGAATTAGGATGGGACTTTTAGACGTCCAAGCACCAATTTAAAAAAGGTCTGGTACAATTTCTATATACTCACTGATCAAACATGCAAGCACCATCAGATCAGACATCTGGATGACTGCTGGTTCAGTGAGAAGATTTTCAATTCATTCAGCTTTGGACAAAATCAGGAGAGCAGTGGAGGAGATTTGAGAGAATGAAAAAGGACATTAACTGATGGACCGCATCCAGGAAATACATCAGCAGTTTTGCGTTCAGAGCCCTCAGCATTGTGAAGATTTGTCCCATCCATTTCACAatctttgacctcctaccatcaggttgaaggcaccCCAGAACAAGGACCACACCCCCCAGGGCtagggaaaagcttcttcccccaggctgaaaGATTTATGaccactctgctaccactcagcACACATTTATGGCAGTGCCAGTAGCACTAATACTATTATATATTTAGCTATATGTTGtgtatgcactttatgtcaacttgtacatctacagaatactTTTTCCTATAATATTTCATTATTATTTTAGGTGCAGCATGTGACATAAACAGACTGTTTTGCACCTTTTGGACCCTgcggctgtatacatgtgtacggttgaatgacaaaatTAAACTTGTAAATGTCCTTTTCCTTGGTTAGAGGATAAAAAGTGCACCCAACAGCACTGTTGCTTCCATGGCAGCATTAACGGAGCATCAACTGATAGAACCTCGAGTAAGAATGGTGCAGTCACAATAACGGAGTTACACTATAGGCCTCGACATCACTAGGAACTAATGAGACATACAGACAGActatggaaggatgtggatagaGGGCTATTATATTCAGTGAAATTAACTTTCCCTATGTAGACAACTCCTTAGTGTAAACAGAATTTGGTAGGCATATCTAGGGTTTCTTCAAAACGTAAACAATCCAAGTACCTGACCACACAAGAGCTTATTGGGGAAATGAGGCTGGCCAGGTGAACAGCAATCATAATTCTGCAAGCTTTCCTAGTTATGGAGAAGACTGATCCTAAGGTAGAAGTGCTAAattggggggggagaggaggaggagggagggaaggctAATTACAACACTAAAAATTGACTTGAGGgcaacaaaatgctagaggaactcaggtcagtcaTCATCTACGTTGGGGGGGGGTAGAAATAAacattcaacgtttcaggtcgaaaGCCTTGGGAGCAGCAGATTGAGTGTACATCCACATCTGACTTGAgggagcttttttttttaaaaaaaagcgccAGTTAACTGGAATTCAAAGACATCATGTTCAGTGAAAGGATGGGAACCCTGAGAGGGGATATTATAAGTTTAATCAAAAAGTTGAAGGTAGTATGACGTTTAGGAGGCTGAAATCAGACAAGACAAATAGAATGCAGAAAGAACTTAAAATTAGGAAGGTCAAGGCGAAATATCCTTGAAAAGTATGATCTGGGTGAATCCCAATGCATTCTATAGGAGCAAAAGGATATTTAGGGAAAGGACAAGCCCTGTTATGGACAAAATGAGGTAATTAACTTCAAAAATGCAACACAAGAAATAAGTcaacagtaaatggtaggatccTGTGAGAATCGATGTACAAAAGAATCTTGGGGTACAAGTCCCTAGCTCTCCATGGCGACAGCACAAGTGGCTAGGATGGCACATGGTGTGTTTGGCATGTTTGCTTCATTGGCTATAGAGTACAAGAGGTAAGAGTCATGTTGTAACTGTGTAAAAACACAGTCAGGTCATGTTTGTAGCATTGTGCAAATCATTATGCTCACACTGCGCTACACTATAGTAAGAACACGATGTCTTCTTGCAGAAAGGGTTCACCAAGATGATGTGCATTAGTTATAATGAAAGATTGGACTTGGATTGTTTACTtttggaggatgaggggtgacctgacgaAACTACATGAAATGAAACAGATAGGGCtgattctccccccaccccagtgtagaaatgtcaaacactaaAGGGCATGAGGTGAGGGGAAGTTTAAAAGGTGAGCAAGCCAAATTCTTTCAATATACCTAGCAGTAGATGCCTGGGATGCGCTGCCAAGGAAGGTGGTAGCAGTTATGATAGCAATATTTAAGAGTATTCTAAGACATGAATAGGCAGGGAAGAGGGCAACAGACGATGTTCAGGTAGATGGAATTCGTTTAATTGCTATCATGGCCAGCAGAGATATAGTGTGCTGAAGTCTTTTCTTGATCTACCCAGGCTGTTTGCCTAAAATCAACATACAGTAAAAATACGTGGGTAAAAAGGCTATTTTAACAGTTATTACTAATGCTCCTAGGAGGTGAAGGAGAGAGAATACAACTGATTCAAATCATAGAAGTTTGTATTCACATATTGCAGTTTGACAATGTTGCAATTAAGAGCAACACACTTGCCTGGTTCATTAAAACGTTTGAGAACTGAAGGTTTGAACAGTTTGGGAACAACTTTATAGGATTTTCCTCACCTCATggttaattttgaaaacgaagttGATCTCCCAACCAGGAACAGAGTTTAAATCTGACACTTTTTGgaataacttttaaaaatttcattaccacagatggttgtgaagggcaagtcattggggttaaagtggaggctgatggggcatgaagggttatggggagaaggcaggataatggagttaagagggataataagtcaagtttattgtcattgaccaTAAagtgctggtacagtacacagtaaaaacgaaataatgttccttcaggaccctggtgctacatgaaacaaaactacactagactatgtgagacagcacaaagctacacaaaacaacataaaaactgcactagactacaaacctgcacaaaacagtgcagggcagtacaattaataaacaagacaagctgaaatgatggaatggcaagggGCAAATttactaattctactcctatataaTGAGGGAATATGGTCAATTGGaaaggctgttttgctgttgacTCACAATCCCACCAGCACTTCCTTGATTTTAACTTAAAACAAATTCTTTCCAGATTTATGCACAGAACTTCACAAAGATAGGATACACTACTAAAATGAAGCATATTCTAATTGGGACAATTGACCAAGAGTGATCGTGATGCACCATAAACACCTTATAGACTCATTTACATTAGTGTTAAGATAAGTTTGTTATTTTACCTCCAGAATGATCATACTCCATTTCAAGCAGCAAGTGGGAAGTCCCATTAGCAGCTTCCTCTTGACCTCCATTGGCATGCGAGAGTTTAGTGTCGTCCTGGAGTGTAGATTTATGTCCATGTTTTGGGTCTTGCCCCAAGGAATCTTCTCCAGCTACAGAGTTatgtagtgtgtctgtattttcTAGTGTGCTTTCTACTAGGCTAAGTGGCAGATCTCCTCCAGATATATCTCCTGAGTAGCAAACGCTGCATCCAGAATCCTCTGTGACAATGTTCAATTCCTCTGAAGACTTGTCATTAACTGGTCCGGGCTGCAACTCCTCTGTGCACACCTGACTTGTGCTCCCAGGTGCAACTTTAGCACAATCCTTTGAAACACTTTCTTTCACATCAGTTTCACTTGATAACATCTTTGGCCCTCCAAGCTTCTCCTTGCAAGTCAGGTCACTTTGAACGTTGGTTGCCTGGCAATTACTCAACAAGCCTTTATGGTTTTCTAGGTTGCATAGACCCATATTAGCTTCGGGTAGATATTCTCCATCAACTCCATCTTCTGAGAGACAGACACTGAAACCAGAATCTTCTGCTACTGGATTAGCTTCTTCCGAAGAGTTGTCGTGTACTTTGGAGATGGTCAACTCTGTGGAATGGCCCTGCTCTTCATCTTTACAGATCTCTTCAGTCAAGTCTTTAGCTGCCCTCTCCTTTGGTATCATGCTCTTTGGTGTTACTTCGGTCTTATATTTTTCTTCAGTGACCTCCCTTAACTCAGCACATACTTCACGTGcatctctagccacaggcaataCTGTGGAATTTGTCAGCTTGTTATTTTCCACTCCAGTTGTGCACTCTCCCTCTGCACAAGGACCCAGCCGTGAAGAAAACAATTCTTCTTTGGCAGCCATTATTACCTCTGAGATCAAATCTGCAGCGGCCTCTTCAATCTTATCCAGATTAACTCGTTTGTCAATTGGTTCAGTGGACACACTGTCATCAGTGAAGCAAGCTTCTTTACGGAATTGGCTACCCTGCTCAGATTCTTGGCGAAGACCAGCTTGAATTAAATAGGGACTAATACCAACACTATTGAGCGCCATCTTGAAACATGGTGGCTCTGTTGTATTTCCTGAATTTTCACCTTCTGGTTCAGGCCTTTCCATGGAATGGTGGTCAGACACCAGATGTTCACATTCTGTAGGAGCTGCTGTAGTGAGTTTTGGTaaagttttgtcagtttttccttTGGCTTCCAGGTTATCAGAAGACTTTGCAATAGAGAATGGAGAACTTGTAACATTGTAGACTGAGGACTGTCGTGTTTCCAAGGAACCAAGAGTGGTTTTATCCATCATTTGATGGAGGTAGCCATCTTTCTCAAGCTTGGGTGATACCTGAATGGGGCCTTGCACATTGGGCATGAAGAGAGCTTCTTGGGTTTGAGAAGAGTCCAGTACCAATTTTTGAGCATTCTTTTCTGCACTGGCATCCAGGAACAAATTTGCAGCAATATCTGGTTTTCCTAGTGCTTCAGCCTGTAAAGTTGGCACAACTTGCATCTTGGCCACATTTTCCTTCTGGTTATATTTCTTGGCAGCAGTGACCGTTTCATTCGTACCATCCTCTACAGTAGCATGATTCTCTCCCCCAATCTTGTTGCTTTTCTCTGGCACAGTGGGAAGCTGCTTATTGCAGCTGTTTGCATGGCTTTTCTTACGGGTGATGTACCACCACCAGCCAAAGAGGGCCAACACTCCAGGGAGGGCGTATGGAAAAACATTACGAAATCTTAGAACCATCGCGGGACCTGAAAAATAAAATGGTATTTGTAAATGGTCAGTTGCTCAGAAGGAGAAGTTGATCTGTATTACACCTCTTGAAAATACGGTATTAAAATCTGGAACCATTACTGCACAGTGCAAGTCAGTCTGACGTTGAGGTCCATGGTGCTGAAGAGTTAGTTGGACTCATTCTCTGAATACCCCTCTCATTTCACTACACTGTGTAGTGAAAGTATATTTTCCAGTGAACCAACAAGTTTCAAGGGAGCACAGGAAATGGGACCTGGTCAATTTAAATGTGGGAACCATGGCCCAAATAAGCCAAAAAGGAGTGAGGAAGAAGGAGCAAGTTAATTGATTTCCAAGTGATTTCTAATAGTGTTGGTTTGGCATCTGGACACGAGTGCGGATACTGAATATTGTAATCCAGAGCAACAACgtgctagagcaggggttcccaaccttttttatgccacagaccaGACTGGGAACAAGttgaggggtgggtgggtgtgtgtctgtgtctgtagaAAGAACAATAGCTGGTATAACATGAGTGAGAGTGAAAAGCCGGATTAAAGCAGCAGAGGGCTGTGGTAAAGATATCCAAATAGCTAGATCAGGAATTATGATAGTTTTACTATACTTAAACCTCAAATAAGCCCTAGGAGAGGATGGAGAAGCTAACCAAAATATGATCAGTTATATCTTTGGTCATATCCAACCTATTGATTGGGATGTGAGGAAGAATTCCTAAAATTCTCATAGTAGTTGCATTGTTCGGTTATTCAAAAATTCATTGCAAAGCAAAACTCATTACTTATAAGATTCAAGGGACAATATACAAATAATATGCATATTCAGCTAAATTACTTTTAGGCAGCTGCTGAAATTTcctgaattttaacaaagatattACCCACCAAGATTAGTTAAAATTCAGAAAACTTCAGCAGCTGCCTAATAAAGTAATTTGCCACTAAACAATGCAGAGTGTAAGGATTTAATGCCAAATGGCCCCATGCCTAGTGAATAGAGCTGACAATGGTGTTATGAACTAAGCATAGTAATATGCTACAGCTTGAAGTGTTTACATAGTATTTCATAACTGAACATACAAGTTGCATGGTGACATTCTATGTACTCCAAATAACTTCAATTCCTGTTATGCTTTCAAGCCATAACACTGCTTTAAAGTGTATATACACATGTAGTTGAAGATTCAAGGTTTCCTTCACTCAAATAAAGTAATTGCCTGCAAAAACTATAGAAAAATAGCAcacatgcagcctgttacagacAATTAGCCAAACTTTGCTGTACAAATAACAGCTGAGATTTGGCTTGTTCAGAGGCAACAGCTCAAGTTTCAAGCCCCAATCAAAGATCACCTCTGGAGTTTACCCCATCCACAGATAAACAGGAAAGTTATTAGATTTAATACAAAGATAGCCTAATACATTAAACCAAAATATGTTGCTTTGAGTAAAAGTAGTCAAAAAACCTGAGCTTTTAACAACCTATACAAACCCATTTTCATTAACAATGAAAGTTATGTGCCCAAAATAGTGCCAGTTTTACTAAGTAAACAAACTATCCACATTCACActgaaacatagaacagtgcacaaATGGCAGATAATTCTATATGAATATCATAGACTTTGAAAAGGCTTTGATGGCAGTAACAGGGATAGCCTCTGGCAAATTCTCAGATTATGGGATCCCTTCCAAAATTATCCTGCTTATCCAAAGCATCTATACTAACTTCACCAGCACAGTTTGGAACTGCAATTTGAACTCTGAAGTCAAGACAGAAACTATTTAACTTGGTGACTGACAGATAGAGGCATTATTGGCTACTTTAGAAGACCTTGACTTTGCAGGTGACCTTGCATTACTATCACACATACCAACATAAGCAAGAGAACTCAGTACCTGTGTACTTCTGGTGGACGGGCCGGACTCAGTCAGCCAGAGAAAGACTGAGACCATGACCCCCCAATGTCCTTCTCTCATCAAGGAACATGGCATCAATTTACCCAGCACAGGCAGATTCACTTAACTGGGCAGCATCATTCAGCAGGATAGGATGACCAAGGAGGACATCCAGTGCAGATTCAAAGCTAAGAACATCTTCAAACCTATGAGCAACATATGGGGACCAACCAAGtacagcatccacaccaagatGAAGGTATACCAGAGCTGCGTTCTGTCCACCCTATTA contains:
- the akap1b gene encoding A kinase (PRKA) anchor protein 1b, giving the protein MVLRFRNVFPYALPGVLALFGWWWYITRKKSHANSCNKQLPTVPEKSNKIGGENHATVEDGTNETVTAAKKYNQKENVAKMQVVPTLQAEALGKPDIAANLFLDASAEKNAQKLVLDSSQTQEALFMPNVQGPIQVSPKLEKDGYLHQMMDKTTLGSLETRQSSVYNVTSSPFSIAKSSDNLEAKGKTDKTLPKLTTAAPTECEHLVSDHHSMERPEPEGENSGNTTEPPCFKMALNSVGISPYLIQAGLRQESEQGSQFRKEACFTDDSVSTEPIDKRVNLDKIEEAAADLISEVIMAAKEELFSSRLGPCAEGECTTGVENNKLTNSTVLPVARDAREVCAELREVTEEKYKTEVTPKSMIPKERAAKDLTEEICKDEEQGHSTELTISKVHDNSSEEANPVAEDSGFSVCLSEDGVDGEYLPEANMGLCNLENHKGLLSNCQATNVQSDLTCKEKLGGPKMLSSETDVKESVSKDCAKVAPGSTSQVCTEELQPGPVNDKSSEELNIVTEDSGCSVCYSGDISGGDLPLSLVESTLENTDTLHNSVAGEDSLGQDPKHGHKSTLQDDTKLSHANGGQEEAANGTSHLLLEMEYDHSGASDVNSMDSNDSGCTAGGAECQSRDTTKGKTELIIWEVQVPKHLVGRLIGKQGRYVSFLKQTSGAKIYITTLPYTQDFQICHIEGNQHQVDKALDLIGKKFKELDLTNLYAAPPSLTIPALPITSWLMLPDAVSVEVLVVNIVNAGHMFLQQHTHPTCHVLRSMDQQMFLVYSQPGIPTLTPPLEVGIICAAPAVDGAWWRAQVVAFFEETNEVEIRYVDYGGYERVKIEALRQIRSDFVSLPFQGTEVLLDNIMPLPGEDHFSDEANAAMDEMTRGAALLAQVTGYDNSGTPLIHLWSIAGDKVLLLNRFLVEKGHAQWMESY